AATGCGACGGCATTTATTGACGACGACAGCAGCGGTACTGCTGGCCATGACCGGGTCGGCCTATGCCGGCATGGACGAGGCAAAAACGTTCCTGGACAAAGAGATCGGCGACGTGTCGACGCTCTCTCGCGCCGACCAGGAAAAGGAAATGCAGTGGTTCATCGATGCTGCGAAGCCTTTGCAGGGTATGGAGATCAAGGTCGTTTCGGAAACCTTGACCACTCACAAGTATGAGTCCGAGGTTCTGGCTCCGGCCTTTACTGCGATCACCGGCATCAAGGTCACACACGACGTCATTCAAGAGGGTGACGTTGTCGAGAAGATCCAGACACAGATGCAGACCGGGCAGAACCTTTATGACGGCTGGGTCAACGACTCCGACTTGATCGGTACGCATTGGCGCTATCAGCAGGTGCGCAACCTGACCGACTGGATGGCCGGCGAAGGCAAGGACGTTACCAACCCCGGCCTCGATATCAACGACTTCATCGGCACCAAGTTTACGACGGCACCGGACAAGAAGCTTTATCAGCTTCCCGACCAGCAGTTCGCCAACCTCTATTGGTTCCGGTACGACTGGTTCAACGACGAGAAGAACAAGGCCGATTTCAAGGCGAAATACGGCTACGATCTCGGCGTTCCGGTCAACTGGTCGGCCTATGAGGACATTGCCGAATTCTTTACCGGCCGTGACGTGAACGGCAAGAAGGTCTTCGGCCACATGGACTACGGCAAGAAGGACCCGTCGCTCGGCTGGCGCTTCACCGACGCCTGGCTTTCGATGGCCGGCAATGGTGACAAGGGTCTGCCGAACGGTCTTCCGGTCGACGAATGGGGTATCAAGGTTGACGAGAAGTCGCGTCCCGTCGGTTCATGCGTCGCGCGTGGCGGCGATACCAACGGCCCGGCATCGGTCTATTCGATCCAGAAATATCTCGATTGGTTGAAGGCCTACGCACCGCCGGAAGCTCAGGGCATGACCTTCTCGGAATCCGGTCCGGTGCCGGCACAGGGTAACGTCGCGCAGCAGATCTTCTGGTACACGGCGTTTACAGCAGACATGGTCAAGCCTGGCCTGCCTGTTATGAATGAGGACGGTACGCCGAAATGGCGCATGGCACCGAGCCCGCATGGCGTTTACTGGAAAGACGGCATGAAGCTCGGTTATCAGGACGTCGGTTCCTGGACGCTGATGAAGTCGACGCCGACGGACCGTGCGAAAGCTGCCTGGCTCTATGCACAGTTCGTGACCTCGAAGACGATTGACGTGAAGAAGAGCCAGCTCGGTCTCACCTTCATCCGCGAATCCACCATTCGCGACAAGAGCTTTACGGAGCGTGCTCCGAAGCTCGGCGGTCTGATCGAGTTCTATCGTTCGCCTGCGCGTGTTCAGTGGTCGCCAACCGGTACCAACGTTCCCGACTATCCGAAGCTGGCTCAGCTTTGGTGGCAGGCTATCGGTGACGCCGCTGCAGGCGCCAAGACACCGCAGGAAGCCATGGATTCTCTTTGCGGCGAGCAGGAGAAGGTCATGGGCCGTATCGAGAAATCGGGCGTCCAGGGCGATATCGGCCCGAAGCTCGTCAAAGAGCATGATCTCGCTTATTGGAACGCGGATGCGGTGAAGAAGGGCAACCTTGCGCCGCAGCTGAAGATCGAGAACGAGAAGGAAAAGCCGGTCACCATCAACTACGACGAACTCGTCAAGAGCTGGCAGTCGAAGTAAGGCGGACCCGGCCGGAGGCGACGAGGCCTCCGGCCATCACTTTCTGCCATCGGCAGCAAGCCGGTGGCACCCACAATCTTTCTCTCATGAAATCTCCGCATCCGCCCTCCTTGCCGGGCGGAGCGGTTTCGTGCGAGCCGGAGACGGATATATGAGCGGCTATATTCTTTCAATCGACCAGGGCACGACATCGTCGCGCGCGATCATCTTCGATGGCGACATGAAGATGGCCGGCTCGGCGCAGACTGAGATCACCCAATATTATCCGCAGCCCGGCTGGGTGGAGCATGACGCCGCCGAAATCTGGCAGTCCGTCGTCGATACCGTGCGCAAGGCGATTGTTGATGCCGGCACGAACGCCGCCGCCATTGCCGCGATCGGCATCACCAATCAGCGCGAGACGGCGGTCGTTTGGGACCGCCGGTCCGGAACCCCACTTCACCGCGCGATCGTCTGGCAGGACAGGCGCACCGCCGAAATGTGCGAGAGCCTGAAGGCCGATGGATATGAGAAACTCTTCAGCGCCAAGACCGGCCTGC
The sequence above is drawn from the Rhizobium leguminosarum genome and encodes:
- a CDS encoding ABC transporter substrate-binding protein, giving the protein MRRHLLTTTAAVLLAMTGSAYAGMDEAKTFLDKEIGDVSTLSRADQEKEMQWFIDAAKPLQGMEIKVVSETLTTHKYESEVLAPAFTAITGIKVTHDVIQEGDVVEKIQTQMQTGQNLYDGWVNDSDLIGTHWRYQQVRNLTDWMAGEGKDVTNPGLDINDFIGTKFTTAPDKKLYQLPDQQFANLYWFRYDWFNDEKNKADFKAKYGYDLGVPVNWSAYEDIAEFFTGRDVNGKKVFGHMDYGKKDPSLGWRFTDAWLSMAGNGDKGLPNGLPVDEWGIKVDEKSRPVGSCVARGGDTNGPASVYSIQKYLDWLKAYAPPEAQGMTFSESGPVPAQGNVAQQIFWYTAFTADMVKPGLPVMNEDGTPKWRMAPSPHGVYWKDGMKLGYQDVGSWTLMKSTPTDRAKAAWLYAQFVTSKTIDVKKSQLGLTFIRESTIRDKSFTERAPKLGGLIEFYRSPARVQWSPTGTNVPDYPKLAQLWWQAIGDAAAGAKTPQEAMDSLCGEQEKVMGRIEKSGVQGDIGPKLVKEHDLAYWNADAVKKGNLAPQLKIENEKEKPVTINYDELVKSWQSK